The Pricia mediterranea genome includes a window with the following:
- a CDS encoding RagB/SusD family nutrient uptake outer membrane protein, with amino-acid sequence MKYLYLVTALLILGSCEKELELEAPSELTVAGFWDSENGARAAHTGLYGSFRSTNFTQWLLGGIRSDMWGGQTFESPANVELIESNFTVSTAPFGGWAGLYNEIHQVNDFLLNVPNIEFDSEADKQHMLGQAYGIRAMYYYTLLKTWGAVPISTEPLATTDPQGLSKPRAPQSEVMALIKSDIQASLDAFGSDGSFWLNKRVYWSKAATLALKGDVYIWSGTLLGGGDADYTEARNALQEVASLDVELVPNFADLWSVDNENNKEFIFAAQYEKDEALNYYGLMTGRTTEIQPQFNSDGNPMSDFIVNGANRYGPSEKTLILIDDNLDTRKKSSFTRLYTDDNGGAGYPNYAPGPYFGSVIKKYDGTIDGSIRIMDNDIPIYRYADVLLLLAEAKNLLGEDPSVEINQIRERAYGENYDAATYGFTMGSEAQNTETILEERYKEFIAEGKRWWDLRRAGDSYVIDNVPFLSAGEEYKLLLPITLDMIGRNPMLEQTPGYN; translated from the coding sequence ATGAAATATCTATATCTAGTTACAGCCTTATTGATTCTTGGCTCATGTGAAAAGGAACTGGAACTTGAAGCTCCGAGTGAACTGACGGTTGCCGGCTTTTGGGATTCCGAAAACGGAGCACGGGCGGCCCACACAGGCTTGTATGGTTCTTTTAGGAGTACCAATTTCACACAGTGGCTTCTGGGTGGAATACGAAGCGATATGTGGGGTGGCCAGACTTTTGAGTCGCCCGCCAATGTAGAGCTTATCGAGTCTAACTTTACCGTGTCGACCGCACCCTTTGGGGGTTGGGCAGGGCTATATAACGAAATCCATCAGGTAAACGATTTTCTGCTCAATGTGCCGAACATCGAATTCGATAGTGAGGCGGATAAGCAACATATGCTGGGACAAGCTTATGGGATTAGGGCGATGTATTATTACACGTTATTAAAAACATGGGGCGCGGTACCCATTTCCACGGAACCTTTAGCTACTACGGACCCACAAGGATTGAGCAAGCCGAGAGCCCCTCAATCAGAGGTAATGGCATTAATAAAGTCCGACATCCAAGCCTCTCTGGATGCTTTTGGATCCGATGGCTCCTTTTGGTTGAACAAGCGTGTCTATTGGTCCAAAGCAGCTACTTTGGCCCTAAAGGGAGATGTGTATATTTGGTCCGGGACTTTGCTTGGAGGCGGCGATGCCGATTACACCGAAGCCAGAAACGCCCTGCAGGAGGTTGCTTCCCTGGATGTAGAATTGGTGCCCAATTTTGCCGATCTGTGGTCGGTCGATAACGAAAATAACAAGGAATTTATCTTTGCCGCCCAATATGAAAAGGATGAAGCGTTGAACTACTATGGTCTAATGACTGGACGAACAACCGAAATACAGCCTCAATTTAACAGTGACGGCAATCCCATGTCCGACTTTATTGTCAATGGCGCCAACAGGTATGGGCCTTCTGAAAAAACCTTGATCCTTATCGACGATAATCTTGACACCCGTAAAAAATCCTCCTTTACCCGCTTGTATACTGACGACAATGGCGGTGCAGGGTATCCCAACTACGCCCCCGGACCCTATTTTGGGTCCGTAATCAAGAAATACGATGGCACCATAGATGGCAGTATCCGAATTATGGACAACGATATTCCGATCTATCGCTATGCGGATGTCCTACTACTGTTGGCGGAAGCCAAGAACTTATTGGGCGAGGATCCGTCGGTTGAAATTAACCAGATCAGGGAGCGGGCGTATGGCGAAAATTATGATGCTGCAACCTATGGTTTTACAATGGGTTCAGAAGCGCAGAATACGGAAACCATTCTCGAGGAAAGGTATAAGGAGTTTATAGCGGAAGGCAAAAGATGGTGGGATCTACGACGGGCGGGAGACAGCTATGTCATCGACAACGTACCCTTTTTAAGCGCTGGGGAAGAATACAAGCTGTTGTTGCCCATCACCTTGGATATGATCGGTAGAAATCCTATGCTGGAGCAGACGCCCGGATACAACTAG
- a CDS encoding FadR/GntR family transcriptional regulator, producing the protein MKTLKKLKPVDTGSLVDKVEVRLLSFFKDNNLKPGDAIPKELEFAESLGVSRTVVREALLRLRTLGLIDSRKHKGMTLKHPDIINNFARILDPTLLGENTLKQLFELRLILEMGMADFLFEHKTKKDMDELEEIVAAEEATDSGKIRFTLDKEVAFHGKLYQMSNNTTLQKFQDLLLPVFNYVYQEDTKSTDLDDYHFSGGRFVSHRMLFQNLKVGTPDTFRNAMRRHLEPHFDHTFSKKESKKKGLG; encoded by the coding sequence ATGAAAACGTTAAAAAAACTAAAGCCGGTAGATACAGGATCCCTAGTGGACAAGGTGGAGGTCCGCCTGCTCTCCTTTTTCAAGGATAACAATCTCAAGCCGGGGGATGCCATTCCCAAAGAGCTCGAATTCGCCGAATCACTGGGCGTAAGCAGGACCGTGGTTCGCGAAGCCCTACTCCGACTTAGGACCCTAGGGTTGATCGATTCCAGAAAACATAAGGGCATGACCCTGAAGCATCCCGATATCATCAACAACTTCGCACGTATATTGGACCCGACCCTTCTGGGCGAAAATACCTTAAAACAGCTGTTCGAACTCCGGCTCATTTTGGAGATGGGGATGGCGGACTTCCTTTTCGAACATAAGACCAAAAAGGATATGGACGAGCTGGAGGAAATCGTAGCTGCCGAGGAGGCTACCGATAGCGGAAAGATCAGGTTTACCCTTGACAAAGAGGTCGCTTTTCACGGAAAACTGTACCAAATGTCGAACAATACGACCCTACAGAAATTTCAGGACCTGTTGCTGCCCGTTTTTAACTACGTGTATCAAGAGGATACCAAGAGTACCGACCTTGACGACTATCATTTTTCGGGCGGGCGGTTCGTCAGCCATCGCATGTTATTTCAGAATCTGAAAGTCGGCACCCCCGATACTTTTAGAAATGCCATGCGCCGGCATTTGGAGCCCCACTTTGACCATACCTTCTCGAAAAAGGAAAGCAAGAAAAAAGGTCTTGGCTAA
- a CDS encoding AGE family epimerase/isomerase, with protein MIYSEHFKKALFDDVIPFWERNSPDSRYGGYFTCLDRSGKVYDTDKFVWLQGRQVWLFSMLYNQVEQRDSWLQMAKSGAEFLRKYGMDAEGNFYFSLTRDGKALVQPYNIFSDCFAAMAFAQYAKASGDGEFRTLARNTYRNILRRKDNPKGSYEKSTGERQLKNFALPMILSNLVLELEDILEPEEVQRTIDFSVNEVMGVFLKKDSGLIFENLFSDGSLHDSFEGRLINPGHGIEAMWFMIDIGVRQKDRNLIRTATDTIIRILEYGWDNEFGGILYFMDAKGHPPQQLEHDQKLWWVHLEALVALAKAYEHHPTNKIKNWYEKVHEYSWTHFPDTENGEWFGYLNRQGAPHLTLKGGKWKGCFHVPRALYQCWKTFERIETITPS; from the coding sequence ATGATTTACTCGGAGCATTTTAAAAAAGCCCTTTTTGACGATGTGATTCCCTTTTGGGAACGCAATTCGCCGGATTCCCGTTACGGTGGGTACTTTACCTGTCTCGACCGCAGCGGAAAAGTGTACGATACGGACAAGTTCGTTTGGCTGCAAGGCCGCCAGGTGTGGCTGTTTTCGATGCTTTACAACCAGGTGGAACAACGTGATTCCTGGCTGCAAATGGCAAAATCGGGAGCGGAATTCCTAAGGAAATACGGCATGGATGCCGAGGGCAACTTCTATTTCTCCCTGACCCGAGATGGAAAGGCCCTGGTGCAGCCTTATAATATTTTCTCCGACTGCTTTGCCGCCATGGCCTTTGCCCAGTACGCCAAGGCCTCGGGGGATGGGGAATTTCGAACCTTGGCCAGAAACACCTACCGTAACATTTTGCGCCGAAAAGACAATCCGAAAGGCAGCTACGAGAAGAGCACCGGGGAACGTCAATTGAAGAACTTCGCCTTGCCCATGATCCTTTCCAACCTAGTCTTGGAACTTGAAGACATCCTAGAACCGGAAGAAGTACAACGGACTATCGATTTCAGCGTCAATGAGGTCATGGGCGTTTTTCTTAAAAAGGATTCCGGATTGATTTTTGAGAACCTGTTTTCCGACGGATCTTTACACGATAGCTTCGAAGGCCGCCTTATCAATCCCGGGCACGGCATCGAGGCGATGTGGTTTATGATCGATATCGGGGTGCGGCAAAAAGACCGAAACCTTATCCGAACGGCAACCGATACGATTATCCGAATTTTGGAGTACGGATGGGATAACGAATTCGGGGGCATTCTTTATTTTATGGATGCTAAGGGCCATCCGCCCCAGCAATTGGAACACGACCAAAAGCTTTGGTGGGTGCACCTGGAAGCCTTGGTCGCCTTGGCCAAAGCTTACGAACACCATCCGACAAATAAAATAAAGAACTGGTACGAAAAGGTGCATGAGTACTCATGGACGCATTTTCCCGACACCGAGAACGGGGAATGGTTCGGCTACCTCAACCGACAAGGAGCGCCCCATCTGACCTTAAAAGGCGGGAAATGGAAAGGCTGTTTTCACGTGCCGCGTGCCCTGTACCAGTGCTGGAAGACCTTTGAACGGATAGAAACCATCACACCATCCTGA
- a CDS encoding sialidase family protein produces the protein MKLNPLLALVLFACSVTAQKNVHQMAEGLINHQDLFNATDNDSIACYRIPALITASNGDVLAAIDERIPSCNDLRGSDDINIVLRRSTDNGQTWSPIETVIDFPLGESASDPSFIVDETTDEIFLFYNFMNLDTEKDVYYLHVVKSDDNGKTWSEPEDITDQIAKPEWHDDFKFITSGRGIQTRGGKLLHCMVNLKRGLHVFGSDDHGESWYFIDTPITPADESKIVELEDGRWMINARVNDKKGIRYVHISSDEGKTWTTEPEPQLSDPGCNASIIRYTSTEDGYDKNRLLFANANSEDDRTNLTVRVSYDEGKTWSEGKTIYGGSAAYSSLTVLDNGDIAVFFEKDDYTENVFASFSLAWLTDGADQYQKP, from the coding sequence ATGAAACTAAATCCTTTATTAGCCTTAGTACTTTTCGCCTGTTCCGTAACCGCCCAAAAAAACGTCCACCAAATGGCGGAAGGCCTGATCAACCATCAGGATCTTTTCAATGCGACCGACAACGATTCAATAGCCTGCTATCGCATTCCCGCACTGATTACGGCATCTAATGGAGATGTCCTCGCGGCCATCGACGAACGGATCCCATCTTGCAATGACCTTCGCGGGAGCGATGATATCAACATTGTGTTACGCAGAAGCACGGACAACGGCCAGACCTGGTCGCCCATCGAGACCGTAATCGATTTTCCGCTGGGCGAGTCCGCCTCGGACCCGTCCTTTATCGTGGACGAAACCACCGACGAGATCTTTTTGTTCTATAATTTCATGAACCTCGATACCGAGAAGGACGTTTACTACCTCCACGTGGTCAAGAGCGATGATAACGGGAAAACCTGGAGCGAACCCGAAGACATCACCGATCAGATCGCAAAACCGGAATGGCACGACGATTTTAAGTTCATTACCTCTGGCCGGGGCATACAGACCCGGGGCGGTAAATTGCTACACTGCATGGTCAACCTAAAGCGGGGTCTTCACGTATTTGGAAGTGACGACCATGGCGAGAGCTGGTACTTCATCGATACCCCCATCACCCCCGCCGACGAGTCAAAAATTGTCGAGCTCGAAGACGGAAGGTGGATGATCAACGCCAGGGTCAATGACAAAAAAGGAATCCGCTATGTGCACATATCCTCGGACGAAGGCAAGACATGGACCACCGAGCCGGAACCCCAACTCAGTGACCCGGGCTGCAATGCAAGCATCATCCGATACACTTCCACCGAGGATGGCTACGATAAGAACAGGTTGCTTTTTGCCAATGCCAATTCAGAAGACGACCGTACCAACCTCACCGTACGCGTTAGCTATGACGAGGGAAAAACATGGTCGGAGGGCAAGACAATATACGGGGGCAGCGCCGCCTATTCTTCCCTTACGGTGCTGGACAATGGAGATATCGCCGTATTTTTTGAGAAGGACGACTATACCGAGAATGTATTCGCCAGCTTTTCCCTAGCCTGGTTGACGGACGGGGCGGACCAGTATCAAAAACCTTAA